A window of the Macaca nemestrina isolate mMacNem1 chromosome X, mMacNem.hap1, whole genome shotgun sequence genome harbors these coding sequences:
- the LOC105478166 gene encoding melanoma-associated antigen B17, with amino-acid sequence MQKEALSRAPPLGDPAGTWLDVAHSDFRPPGKLPEGEDLHLRDATSGYQNPRTGWVSRCPPPAPSCLLPLSTVIMPRGQESKRRAREKRRQARGEDRCLRGAQATAAEKEKLPSSSSPACQSALQSFPAAGIPQESQRASYPSSPAAAVSLTSSEEGAKGQKGESPNSFQGPSSSESTGRDLLNRKTGELVQFLLNKYIRKEPITREAMLKVINRTYKQHFPEILRRSAENVEVVFGLYLKEMDPSRQSYVLVSKLDFPDQGSLGDDGGFPRSGLLMVLLSTIFMHGNRATEEEMWECLNALGMYKGRKHFIYGEPQELLTKDLVREGYLEYRQVPSSDPPRCEFLWGPRAHAETSKMKVLEFVAKLNDTVASTYKSQYEEALREEEEQARARAAARASARARVSRSSQP; translated from the exons ATGCAAAAAGAGGCCCTAAGCAGAGCCCCTCCCCTGGGCGACCCCGCAGGGACTTGGTTGGATGTGGCTCACTCCGACTTCCGCCCGCCAGGGAAGCTGCCGGAAGGTGAAGATCTTCATCTGAGGGACGCCACCTCAGGCTACCAGAACCCCAGGACTGGTTGGGTATCAAG GTGCCCACCTCCTGcaccctcttgcctgctgcccctGAGCACAGTCATCATGCCTCGCGGTCAGGAGAGTAAGCGCCGTGCCCGTGAAAAACGCCGCCAGGCTCGAGGTGAAGACCGATGTCTCAGGGGTGCTCAAGCCACCGCAGCAGAGAAGGAAAAGCTGCCATCCTCCTCCTCGCCTGCATGCCAGAGTGCTCTCCAGAGCTTCCCCGCTGCGGGCATTCCTCAGGAGTCCCAGAGAGCCAGCTACCCCagctctcctgctgcagctgtGTCACTCACAAGTTCTGAGGAAGGTGCCAAGGGCCAAAAGGGGGAAAGTCCCAACTCCTTCCAAGGCCCGTCCTCCTCTGAGAGCACAGGAAGAGATCTTCTGAACAGGAAGACGGGCGAATTGGTGCAGTTCCTGCTCAACAAGTATATAAGGAAAGAGCCCATTACGAGGGAAGCCATGCTGAAGGTTATCAACAGAACATACAAGCAGCACTTCCCTGAGATCCTCCGGAGAAGCGCTGAGAACGTAGAGGTGGTCTTTGGCCTCTACCTGAAGGAAATGGACCCCAGCCGTCAGTCCTATGTGCTTGTCAGCAAGCTGGACTTTCCCGATCAAGGAAGCTTGGGCGATGATGGGGGTTTTCCCCGGAGCGGGCTCCTGATGGTTCTCCTGAGCACCATCTTCATGCATGGCAACCGTGCCACTGAGGAAGAGATGTGGGAATGCCTGAATGCATTGGGGATGTATAAGGGTAGGAAGCACTTCATCTATGGGGAGCCCCAGGAGCTTCTCACCAAAGATTTGGTGCGAGAGGGGTACCTGGAGTACCGGCAGGTGCCCAGCAGTGATCCTCCACGCTGTGAGTTCCTGTGGGGTCCCAGGGCCCATGCTGAAACCAGCAAAATGAAAGTCCTGGAGTTTGTGGCCAAGCTCAATGATACCGTTGCCAGTACCTACAAGTCCCAGTATGAGGAGGCTCtgagagaggaggaagaacaaGCCAGAGCCAGAGCAGCAGCCAGGGCTAGCGCCAGGGCCAGGGTTAGCAGGTCCTCTCAGCCGTAG